From the genome of Candidatus Nitrosocosmicus oleophilus, one region includes:
- a CDS encoding nucleotidyltransferase family protein yields MKAVILAGGLGTRLQPYTFFIPKPMLPLGNKPLLEYLVEWLIKSKKINEVIICVSYLHRSIEDYFEDGTRFGINIKYSRSDRPLATAGQLKTAATHLKEPFVCLYGDSVYEFPLDKMIENHFKDKAFISMALSRYKTNLKYGFIELSGHENLLVSEWKEKPEISGLINIGCYVFEPEFLDLIPVSTSFGMDEAVRESIKSKKKVKSFIVEEGSFMDIGDKKSYLEAYKLYVKKLGKI; encoded by the coding sequence GTGAAAGCAGTAATATTAGCTGGCGGTCTCGGAACAAGGCTACAACCTTATACATTCTTTATTCCAAAACCAATGTTGCCGTTGGGCAATAAGCCACTGCTTGAATATTTGGTTGAATGGCTTATCAAATCTAAAAAGATAAATGAGGTAATTATTTGTGTGAGTTACTTGCACAGATCTATAGAAGATTACTTTGAAGACGGTACTCGGTTCGGGATAAATATAAAGTATTCCAGATCAGATAGACCACTAGCAACCGCTGGACAATTGAAAACTGCTGCTACTCATTTAAAAGAACCGTTCGTTTGTCTATACGGTGATTCAGTTTATGAATTCCCACTTGATAAAATGATTGAAAACCATTTCAAAGATAAGGCCTTTATTTCTATGGCACTTTCTAGGTACAAAACCAATCTCAAATACGGATTCATTGAGCTTAGTGGCCATGAAAACCTGCTTGTATCTGAATGGAAGGAAAAGCCAGAAATTTCTGGCTTGATAAATATAGGATGCTATGTTTTTGAACCAGAGTTTTTAGATTTGATTCCAGTTTCTACCTCCTTTGGAATGGACGAAGCAGTAAGGGAATCAATAAAGTCAAAAAAGAAGGTAAAGTCGTTCATAGTAGAAGAGGGGAGTTTCATGGATATTGGAGATAAAAAATCGTATTTAGAAGCGTATAAATTGTATGTTAAGAAATTGGGAAAAATATGA
- the thiD gene encoding bifunctional hydroxymethylpyrimidine kinase/phosphomethylpyrimidine kinase, with protein sequence MKKVMTIAGSDSSAGAGIQADLKTFSALGVYGTTIITTLTAQNTKTISDILVVPPKFFRNQLITTLEDIKPDVIKLGVLYSKSIIKIVKSILGDFKNPIVVDPVLYSGTGIKLLDEDSFEHFKWEIIPLAHVITPNLREAELLSKIRITNRHDMSKAASQILNLGASNVVIKGGHDPTKRAKVMDLLFRDKTQEPQLIVHERLEIGDTHGTGCNFSAAIASFLAKGYNISESFQLSNSYVYEALKNSKQIGNGVLLSNPLYNMYDNSEKFKVLAQLQAAVSNLEKMPNFFKLIPETKTNFVYSIERPKNFDDIAGVLGRLIDLGTNIRTPNVVQFGASLHVSNAILSATKFNSLLRSAINIRNNPNIIDICENNFRCSSYSRKYEIKEVKKTEGSSIKWGISEAFKQNPDAEIVYHDGDFGKEPMVIIFGQDPKEVLEKIRIILQYYVNN encoded by the coding sequence TTGAAAAAGGTAATGACGATTGCAGGAAGTGATTCATCAGCTGGCGCTGGCATACAGGCAGACTTAAAGACATTTTCTGCTTTGGGTGTATATGGTACAACAATAATAACTACGTTAACTGCTCAGAATACCAAGACAATTTCTGATATTCTGGTAGTACCGCCAAAATTTTTTAGAAATCAATTAATTACTACTTTAGAAGATATTAAACCAGATGTCATAAAATTAGGTGTTCTTTATAGTAAATCAATAATAAAAATTGTCAAGAGTATTTTAGGAGATTTTAAGAACCCGATTGTAGTTGATCCAGTCTTATATTCTGGTACTGGTATCAAATTACTAGATGAAGATTCATTTGAGCATTTCAAATGGGAAATCATTCCATTAGCGCATGTAATTACGCCTAACCTAAGGGAGGCCGAATTGCTGTCAAAAATCAGGATAACCAATAGGCATGATATGTCCAAAGCTGCATCACAGATTCTCAATTTGGGGGCCTCCAATGTAGTTATTAAAGGTGGTCATGATCCGACCAAACGTGCAAAAGTAATGGATTTGCTTTTTAGAGATAAAACGCAAGAACCACAGCTAATTGTACATGAAAGATTGGAGATTGGTGATACTCATGGTACTGGATGTAACTTTTCTGCTGCTATCGCCTCCTTTTTAGCTAAAGGGTACAATATTAGCGAGTCATTCCAATTATCTAATTCGTACGTATACGAGGCGTTAAAAAACTCGAAGCAAATCGGCAATGGGGTACTACTCTCCAATCCGCTATATAACATGTATGACAACTCTGAAAAATTTAAAGTATTGGCACAATTGCAAGCTGCAGTATCAAATTTGGAAAAAATGCCTAATTTTTTTAAACTTATTCCAGAGACAAAAACAAACTTTGTGTATTCAATAGAGAGACCCAAAAATTTTGATGACATTGCAGGGGTTTTGGGTAGATTGATTGATTTGGGAACTAATATTAGAACTCCAAATGTCGTCCAATTCGGAGCTTCCCTGCATGTTTCTAACGCAATTTTATCAGCCACCAAATTTAATTCACTACTTAGGTCCGCCATCAATATTCGAAACAATCCAAATATCATCGATATCTGCGAAAATAATTTTAGGTGCTCTTCTTATTCTAGAAAGTACGAAATAAAAGAGGTTAAGAAGACAGAAGGATCCTCTATAAAATGGGGGATTAGTGAAGCCTTTAAACAAAATCCGGATGCAGAAATAGTTTATCACGATGGCGATTTTGGAAAGGAGCCTATGGTTATTATTTTTGGACAAGATCCAAAAGAGGTTTTAGAAAAAATAAGAATTATTCTACAATACTATGTCAACAACTAA
- a CDS encoding translation initiation factor IF-5A, with amino-acid sequence MDLGSLKVGSYIIIDGEPCRIVSYDHSKPGKHGSAKARVAAMGVFDGSRHSLVAPVSANVEVPLIDKRSGQLISVAGQVLQIMDLETFEVFETSAIEDEIRDKLNQGGEVEYWKVLERVKIVRVKG; translated from the coding sequence ATGGACCTTGGTAGTTTGAAGGTTGGTTCTTATATTATCATAGACGGAGAACCATGTAGAATTGTTTCTTATGATCATAGTAAGCCAGGTAAACATGGTTCTGCCAAAGCCAGAGTGGCAGCTATGGGTGTTTTCGACGGCTCAAGGCACAGTTTAGTTGCTCCTGTATCAGCAAATGTTGAAGTTCCCCTCATAGACAAAAGGAGTGGACAACTCATCTCAGTTGCTGGCCAAGTTTTACAAATCATGGATCTTGAAACATTTGAAGTTTTTGAAACATCAGCAATAGAAGATGAAATAAGAGATAAACTCAACCAGGGTGGCGAAGTTGAGTATTGGAAAGTATTGGAACGGGTAAAAATTGTCAGAGTAAAAGGATAA
- a CDS encoding site-2 protease family protein: MPLITIMALFLIIGSVAALFSSETIREGARGVGPQANLLIPGLNPYLPIWEGWVALVVTIIVHEAGHGIIARVYGVKVESTGLVLFLGIPIGAFVNIERDELNRISTKQKSSILTAGPMTNIVLAAISLFVILLITSTLVITKPMDPALYGVVVTNVNQGSLAESIGLDKGTTIQQIQNNQIRNPVELNDNLNANLGKLVTIGIINEDGVKSIKQATLPPQREPGKGILGVSITPVADPKEVLDRYNSMIYTSPLGLLAPPTFVQGMVPYSDFMADKYTSPIFGSYYTIPASLFFWLWFINFNVAIFNALPIGPLDGGQLYNTLIDKKTQNKKGIIKHASKILTYGMVIVVVLSIALPYILK; this comes from the coding sequence ATGCCACTTATTACAATTATGGCTTTATTCTTAATAATTGGATCAGTTGCTGCACTGTTTTCAAGCGAAACAATTAGGGAGGGCGCTCGTGGAGTTGGCCCCCAGGCCAATTTGTTGATACCTGGCCTTAATCCTTATTTGCCAATTTGGGAAGGTTGGGTAGCTTTGGTAGTTACAATCATAGTTCATGAAGCAGGCCATGGGATAATTGCCAGGGTTTACGGCGTTAAGGTTGAATCTACTGGCCTAGTGTTGTTTTTGGGAATACCAATTGGGGCATTTGTGAATATTGAAAGAGATGAGCTTAATAGGATTTCAACTAAGCAGAAAAGTTCTATCCTGACTGCAGGTCCTATGACAAACATAGTATTAGCTGCTATTTCCTTATTTGTAATACTTTTGATAACTTCCACTTTGGTAATAACTAAGCCAATGGACCCAGCCTTATATGGAGTAGTTGTAACAAATGTCAATCAAGGTTCTCTTGCTGAATCTATAGGCCTTGACAAAGGGACCACGATACAACAAATTCAGAACAACCAGATTCGAAATCCGGTGGAGCTAAATGATAACTTAAATGCCAATTTGGGGAAATTGGTCACGATCGGTATCATAAATGAAGATGGAGTGAAATCAATTAAGCAGGCAACTCTTCCTCCTCAAAGAGAGCCAGGGAAGGGAATCTTAGGGGTTTCCATTACACCAGTTGCAGACCCAAAAGAGGTACTGGATCGTTATAACTCTATGATTTATACTTCACCATTAGGTTTGCTTGCTCCACCAACATTTGTGCAAGGTATGGTACCTTACTCTGACTTCATGGCCGACAAATATACGTCTCCTATTTTTGGTTCATATTACACAATACCTGCTAGCCTATTCTTTTGGCTTTGGTTCATTAATTTCAATGTCGCGATATTTAATGCATTGCCGATTGGCCCTCTGGATGGAGGTCAACTATATAACACATTGATAGATAAGAAAACTCAAAACAAAAAAGGAATTATTAAGCATGCATCAAAAATACTGACTTATGGAATGGTAATAGTTGTTGTGCTATCAATCGCATTACCTTACATATTGAAATAA
- a CDS encoding class I SAM-dependent methyltransferase, with translation MRHRQTSIIECKKIGSLKTSLLNFKFFYCVNHVEKKYPLYLESHITDPLDGNECLEGFLICPECKKKFPIIEGIAIIVGDIVKYASKRVPTFGKWFSNSKSVEMKSFLKDLSLDIDKSHQKEDRYEEDGLYFQSYKWLHNENFESDKFLHLMRWKIKPSDVYRKLTSNIPFNPEGIALDLGCALGLSTMELAKKFSFVFGIDSSFSFIREAKKKISEQGVTNMEFIVSDILDLPFRNQTFDLIFGLNIVEFLPVDDLLPKIHHLLKPHSLFITTTPYDYNREIVYNRNMNDQILRSTLEKKGFEVTLRTKKEAFIPWILKVNERTYLFYFLDLIEARKISKHKY, from the coding sequence ATGCGACATAGACAAACATCTATAATAGAATGTAAAAAAATAGGATCATTGAAAACTTCCCTTTTAAATTTTAAATTCTTTTATTGTGTTAATCATGTTGAAAAAAAATATCCATTATATTTAGAAAGTCATATAACAGATCCTTTGGATGGCAACGAATGCCTTGAGGGGTTCCTCATATGTCCGGAGTGCAAGAAGAAATTTCCCATAATTGAGGGGATTGCAATAATAGTAGGTGATATCGTAAAGTATGCCTCAAAACGAGTGCCAACATTTGGTAAATGGTTTTCAAATTCTAAAAGCGTAGAGATGAAGTCTTTCTTAAAAGATTTATCATTGGATATCGACAAGAGTCATCAAAAAGAGGATCGATATGAGGAAGATGGTTTATATTTTCAAAGTTATAAATGGCTTCACAATGAAAATTTTGAAAGTGATAAATTTCTCCACCTTATGAGGTGGAAAATAAAACCATCTGATGTTTATCGAAAACTTACATCAAATATTCCTTTCAATCCCGAAGGAATTGCATTAGATTTAGGATGTGCTTTAGGATTATCCACAATGGAATTGGCAAAAAAATTTTCATTTGTTTTCGGGATAGACTCCTCATTCTCTTTTATTCGAGAAGCCAAGAAAAAAATAAGTGAACAAGGGGTAACAAATATGGAGTTCATAGTATCTGATATTTTGGATCTGCCTTTCAGGAATCAAACATTTGACCTTATATTTGGGTTGAATATTGTTGAATTCTTGCCTGTTGATGACCTTTTGCCCAAGATACATCATCTCCTAAAGCCACATTCCCTGTTTATAACAACTACTCCTTACGATTACAATCGAGAGATAGTTTACAATAGAAATATGAATGACCAAATATTGCGTTCAACCTTGGAAAAAAAAGGTTTTGAAGTTACTCTCAGGACAAAAAAAGAGGCATTTATTCCTTGGATTCTGAAAGTTAACGAGAGAACATACCTGTTTTACTTCCTTGATCTTATCGAAGCGAGAAAAATCTCAAAACACAAGTATTAA
- the cysS gene encoding cysteine--tRNA ligase, which translates to MKLTNTLTNNLEEINTTHGVVRIYLCGVTVYDDCHIGHARTIIVFDVLRRLLEVQGSKVIFIQNFTDIDDKIIARAISEHTDAEKISQMYTESYFRDFDALNVLKATSYPKVTNHIPDIIEFIGRLVEKNKAYVGLNGIYFRVRSYPGYGKLSKKDRDSIISGARIEIDETKDDPRDFALWKFSSTKPTWNSPWGKGRPGWHIECSVMASKYLGPNIDIHGGGQDLIFPHHENEIAQSEGLFETQFSKLWMHVGMVTINSEKMSKSMGNTIKISELLKEVGPNVIRLFCLSSHYTKPLDYTQDIINETKRKWSQISNAYYELEFRTRNSFIYEKCDSIQRPLLQELISYLDLFAEYLSNDLNFANALTVFLKFTSRINNFFSVDTPVDVEFLTTTFGLLKKFMFISGLRMPQISQQEIDEIEEQIYQRNLFRSQKNYEESDKIRSELTKKFNVELIDHKGFTLWKTRSIDAQK; encoded by the coding sequence ATGAAACTAACTAATACATTAACAAACAACTTAGAAGAAATTAATACTACCCATGGTGTAGTAAGAATATATCTTTGTGGTGTTACCGTCTACGACGACTGTCATATTGGACATGCCAGGACCATAATAGTTTTTGACGTATTAAGGCGGCTCCTAGAAGTTCAGGGGTCAAAGGTGATATTCATACAAAATTTTACCGACATAGATGACAAAATAATAGCTAGAGCTATTAGCGAACATACTGATGCAGAAAAGATTTCTCAAATGTATACAGAAAGTTACTTCAGAGATTTTGATGCCCTAAATGTGTTAAAGGCCACTTCTTATCCAAAGGTAACAAACCATATTCCAGATATCATTGAATTCATTGGCAGGTTAGTTGAAAAAAATAAAGCGTATGTGGGATTAAATGGAATATATTTTAGGGTTAGATCATACCCAGGATATGGTAAGCTTTCCAAAAAGGACAGAGATTCAATAATTTCTGGTGCAAGAATCGAGATTGATGAAACTAAAGACGACCCAAGAGACTTTGCATTGTGGAAATTTAGTTCCACTAAACCAACCTGGAATAGTCCCTGGGGAAAAGGGAGGCCAGGATGGCATATTGAGTGTTCAGTTATGGCTTCAAAATACCTAGGGCCTAATATCGATATTCACGGAGGAGGCCAGGATCTAATTTTTCCTCATCATGAAAATGAGATAGCTCAATCTGAAGGGTTATTTGAAACCCAATTCTCAAAATTATGGATGCACGTGGGAATGGTAACAATTAACTCTGAAAAAATGTCAAAATCTATGGGAAATACAATTAAGATTTCAGAACTATTAAAAGAAGTCGGCCCTAACGTGATTAGGCTCTTTTGCCTCTCATCTCATTATACGAAACCACTAGATTATACTCAGGATATAATTAATGAAACAAAGAGGAAATGGAGTCAGATTTCTAATGCCTACTATGAATTAGAGTTTCGAACTAGAAACTCATTTATTTATGAGAAATGTGACTCAATCCAACGACCCCTGCTTCAAGAACTGATAAGTTATCTAGACTTGTTTGCAGAATATCTCAGTAATGATTTGAATTTTGCAAATGCATTGACTGTTTTTCTAAAATTCACCAGTAGGATTAATAATTTTTTTTCCGTTGATACTCCAGTAGATGTTGAATTCTTGACCACGACTTTTGGCTTGTTAAAAAAATTCATGTTCATAAGTGGGTTACGTATGCCGCAGATATCTCAGCAAGAGATTGATGAAATAGAGGAACAAATATATCAAAGAAACTTGTTTCGCTCTCAGAAAAACTATGAGGAATCAGATAAAATAAGATCGGAACTTACAAAAAAATTCAATGTCGAACTGATAGATCATAAGGGATTTACGTTGTGGAAGACGCGATCAATTGATGCCCAAAAATAA
- a CDS encoding Rieske (2Fe-2S) protein — MTWIKVASKDDIQEGNGKELNINGQRIALFLSKNKYYAIEALCRHQDGSLAPGKVNGEIVECPLHFWHYNIRTGELLDYMEGIKLTTFPVQIRKNEIYLDI; from the coding sequence ATGACATGGATAAAAGTAGCCAGTAAAGACGACATTCAAGAAGGTAATGGTAAGGAACTTAATATTAATGGGCAAAGAATTGCCTTGTTTTTATCAAAAAACAAGTATTATGCTATTGAGGCCCTTTGTAGGCATCAGGATGGTTCTTTAGCACCAGGAAAAGTTAATGGCGAAATCGTCGAATGCCCTCTACACTTTTGGCATTACAATATTAGAACGGGCGAGCTCCTAGACTATATGGAAGGTATAAAGTTGACCACCTTCCCTGTTCAGATTAGAAAAAATGAAATTTATCTAGACATCTAG
- the metG gene encoding methionine--tRNA ligase, with the protein MEKDLVVTSALPYANGQIHLGHIASTYLPADIFTRFVRLTGTKIYHICATDDFGTPILIRAENEGKTPEDYVREWNEKDKKDFASVDINFDYFSKTSSQQNIKFVQDVFMELYKNNHIKEEIVVQFFCAFDDKYLPDRYVIGRCPFCNSDNQYSDLCESCGRVPEQILDPKCVLCGRPPVMRESLHYFFKLSDFENSLKIWLSNNENLQEDVTKYVLNWISTGLQDWDITRDLTWGVPIPKIDGTQNYKDKVFYGWFDNHLCYISSFNTFAETVLKKDGKKLWNESEIIHFIGKDIIYHHYLFLPAIRLGIKNQYKLPDRIVTRGHLLFQNRKLSKSKNWSITLGGFTKSFNPDYLRFYFSTIIPYSQSDINFDWDSFYEKINNELISNIGNFINRTLSFTKKHFDGKIPPKTTLDGLDEQALTEIRQVAYAVGELIFGNEIDKAMKRILQFSSFFNQYFQSKEPWKQHADSNNSIWISANAVRSIAILLFPFIPSSAQKIWKQLGIPDYLQAQDWYSASEFRILQGHKIDNDITPIFKRIERTEIENQKTGFKVTESTNPRT; encoded by the coding sequence ATAGAAAAAGATCTAGTAGTTACTTCTGCTTTACCTTATGCGAATGGTCAAATCCATTTGGGACATATCGCATCAACTTATCTACCAGCCGATATATTCACGAGATTCGTCCGATTGACAGGTACAAAGATTTATCACATATGTGCTACTGATGATTTTGGGACTCCTATCCTAATAAGAGCCGAAAACGAGGGCAAAACACCCGAAGATTATGTCAGAGAATGGAATGAAAAGGACAAGAAGGATTTTGCATCTGTAGACATTAATTTTGATTATTTCTCAAAGACCAGTTCTCAACAAAATATAAAGTTTGTACAGGATGTATTTATGGAACTTTACAAGAATAATCACATAAAGGAAGAAATTGTAGTTCAATTTTTTTGCGCATTTGATGATAAATACTTGCCTGACAGGTACGTAATCGGCAGGTGCCCATTCTGCAACTCAGATAACCAATATTCTGACTTATGCGAGTCATGTGGCAGGGTCCCCGAACAAATTCTTGACCCAAAATGTGTTTTGTGTGGAAGGCCACCTGTAATGAGAGAAAGTCTACATTATTTTTTTAAATTATCTGATTTTGAGAATTCACTTAAAATCTGGCTTTCTAATAATGAGAATTTACAAGAAGACGTAACAAAATATGTTTTAAATTGGATAAGTACCGGTTTGCAGGATTGGGATATCACTAGAGATTTAACCTGGGGAGTGCCTATTCCAAAAATTGATGGCACCCAGAATTACAAAGATAAAGTATTTTATGGCTGGTTTGACAATCACCTGTGTTATATTTCATCTTTTAATACCTTTGCAGAGACCGTTCTTAAGAAAGATGGTAAGAAACTTTGGAATGAATCCGAAATTATTCATTTTATAGGAAAAGATATTATCTACCATCATTACCTCTTTCTCCCAGCGATTAGATTAGGTATCAAAAACCAATATAAATTACCTGACAGAATAGTCACAAGGGGACATTTGCTATTTCAAAATAGAAAGTTATCAAAGAGTAAAAATTGGTCAATAACTTTAGGAGGATTTACAAAGTCGTTTAACCCGGATTACCTTAGATTCTACTTTTCTACGATTATCCCATACTCACAATCTGATATTAATTTTGATTGGGATAGTTTTTATGAAAAAATTAATAATGAGCTGATATCAAATATAGGAAATTTTATCAATCGTACTCTTTCCTTTACCAAGAAACATTTTGATGGAAAAATTCCTCCAAAGACTACTTTGGATGGTCTAGATGAACAAGCCTTAACTGAGATTAGGCAAGTCGCTTATGCTGTAGGGGAATTGATTTTTGGAAATGAAATAGACAAGGCCATGAAGAGGATTTTGCAGTTTAGCTCCTTTTTTAACCAGTATTTTCAGTCCAAAGAACCCTGGAAACAACATGCTGATTCTAATAATTCTATATGGATTTCAGCCAATGCGGTAAGATCAATTGCAATATTGTTATTCCCTTTCATTCCCTCCTCCGCCCAGAAAATCTGGAAACAATTAGGAATCCCAGATTATTTACAAGCCCAAGATTGGTATTCAGCATCTGAATTCAGAATTCTTCAAGGTCATAAAATTGACAACGATATCACTCCTATTTTTAAGAGGATTGAAAGAACCGAAATTGAAAACCAAAAGACCGGATTCAAAGTTACTGAATCAACAAACCCTAGGACTTGA
- a CDS encoding nicotinamide-nucleotide adenylyltransferase → MTTSLEAAAMIGRFQPFHLGHLELVRQILNEKEEIIILVGSSQANYTPKNPFTAGERLWMIRDTLIESKIDMSRVFLVNVTDDENNSRWFSNIKSMSPPFKVLYTGNNFVINLLKSETVLIREPKLFQENILKGSVIRKLILENSPKWQELVSKSVRKIFVEINAVERIRNIYQTWTDSPFSGANK, encoded by the coding sequence ATGACAACTAGCTTGGAGGCAGCCGCTATGATTGGACGATTTCAACCCTTCCATCTAGGACACTTGGAATTAGTTCGTCAGATATTGAATGAAAAGGAAGAAATAATTATTCTCGTAGGTAGTTCTCAGGCTAATTACACGCCAAAAAACCCATTCACGGCCGGAGAAAGGCTTTGGATGATTAGAGATACTCTTATAGAATCAAAAATTGACATGTCAAGAGTATTCTTGGTTAACGTGACTGATGATGAAAATAATTCAAGATGGTTTAGCAATATTAAGTCAATGAGTCCGCCATTTAAGGTTCTTTATACCGGAAATAATTTTGTCATAAACTTACTTAAAAGCGAAACCGTACTAATCAGAGAACCAAAGCTATTTCAAGAAAATATATTAAAAGGCTCTGTAATTAGGAAGTTGATCCTTGAGAACAGCCCCAAATGGCAAGAATTAGTTTCTAAATCGGTAAGAAAAATCTTTGTAGAGATTAACGCAGTAGAGCGGATTAGAAATATTTATCAAACTTGGACCGATTCTCCTTTTTCAGGAGCAAATAAATAA
- the egtD gene encoding L-histidine N(alpha)-methyltransferase has protein sequence MHFDDNSEEFRTDILRGLSNPIQKSIPSKYLYDHKGSYLFEQITVQPEYYPTRIENGILEEYSHMILENIPKEIILIEMGSGSSKKTKHLFDTILKRQDKLYYFPIDISFNFLDSVVTELETQNEKIRIKGIPNDYINGIKDCNSILFENNFKFDSFSRLIVFFGSSIGNFEINEARDFLKDVRLNMNDKDFLLVGFDMIKDEFLIEPAYNDKAGFTAQFNLNLLTRMNRELGSNFDLHQYLHYAFFNKEKDRIEMHIKSKSDQEVRISGCNKIFQLSKDETIHTESSYKYSRDKIQKLATRSGFSLEKIFSDNNNWFNLVLLKPS, from the coding sequence TTGCATTTTGACGATAATAGCGAAGAATTTAGAACCGATATCTTGAGAGGACTGTCTAATCCCATCCAGAAATCAATACCCTCAAAATATTTATACGACCATAAAGGTTCTTACTTGTTCGAACAAATTACGGTTCAACCTGAATATTATCCAACTAGAATTGAAAATGGTATACTAGAAGAATATTCTCACATGATATTAGAAAATATTCCGAAAGAAATCATCTTAATAGAAATGGGAAGTGGTAGTTCAAAAAAGACCAAACATCTCTTTGACACAATTTTGAAAAGACAAGATAAACTATACTACTTTCCAATTGATATTTCATTCAATTTTTTGGATTCTGTAGTAACCGAACTGGAAACACAGAATGAGAAAATAAGGATCAAAGGGATCCCAAATGATTATATAAATGGTATCAAAGACTGTAATAGTATACTGTTTGAGAATAATTTTAAGTTTGATTCATTTTCTAGACTAATAGTTTTCTTTGGTTCTAGTATTGGAAATTTTGAAATTAATGAAGCTAGAGACTTTTTGAAAGATGTGCGACTCAATATGAATGATAAGGACTTTTTGCTCGTTGGGTTTGATATGATAAAGGATGAATTTCTGATTGAACCGGCTTATAACGATAAAGCCGGTTTCACGGCTCAATTTAATTTGAACCTGTTAACCCGAATGAACAGAGAGTTAGGGAGTAATTTTGATCTTCATCAATATTTGCACTATGCCTTTTTCAACAAAGAAAAAGATCGCATCGAAATGCATATTAAATCTAAATCGGATCAAGAAGTTAGAATATCAGGTTGTAACAAAATATTTCAACTATCTAAGGATGAAACCATTCATACAGAAAGCTCGTACAAATATAGTAGGGACAAGATCCAAAAATTAGCAACTAGATCGGGCTTTTCCCTGGAGAAGATTTTCTCTGATAACAATAATTGGTTCAATCTTGTCTTGCTAAAACCGTCTTGA